From the genome of Longispora fulva:
CAAGCTCGTCGTGGACACCGACCGGGGCGTGCTGGTCGGGGCCACCTCCGCCGGACCCGACGGGGGCGAGGTGCTCGCCGGGCTCGCCGTGGCCGTGCACGCCGAGGTGCCGTTGGACACGCTGCGCAGCATGATCTACGCGTACCCGACGTTCCACCGCGCGATCTCCGAGGCGGTCCGCACGATCCACTAGTGTCGGGGGGATGACGGGCAGGCGGGAGCAGGAACGGAGCCGGACCACCCGGTTGCGGCTCATGCGGGCCACCGCCGAGTGCCTGGTCGAGCTGGGCTGGTCGGGCACCACCACCACCGCGGTGTCCGAACGCGCCGGCGTGTCCCGCGGCGCGCAGCTGCACCACTACCCGACCCGGGCCGAACTCGTCGTCGCCGCCGTCGAGCACGTGGCCGTCGCGCGCACCGAGGAGCTGCTGCGCACCGCCGACACCCTGCCCCGGGACGGGCGACGGACCCTGGCGGTGCTGGAGCTGCTCGCCGAGCTGTACACGGGGCCGCTGTTCGAGGCCGCCGTGGAGCTGTGGGTCGCGGCGCGGACCGACCCGCAGTTGCACG
Proteins encoded in this window:
- a CDS encoding TetR/AcrR family transcriptional regulator; amino-acid sequence: MTGRREQERSRTTRLRLMRATAECLVELGWSGTTTTAVSERAGVSRGAQLHHYPTRAELVVAAVEHVAVARTEELLRTADTLPRDGRRTLAVLELLAELYTGPLFEAAVELWVAARTDPQLHAVVMPLEDRLGREGYRLALELLGVDDTRAEIRDAVGATLDLVRGFGLANLLSDDRSRRSRLLRQWAAMLDAVLAEPAPGRDREPPTGAGSGTSVPV